AGGCTTTTGGCTTTCCCTTTTAGCCGAGTGGCAAGTTGGTCTATTACACAGCGTTTGGCACTAGACCATCATCGTTCGCTCCTATGACTTGCCACGCAATTGGTTTGTTAAGCCTTTATTTGTTTATCCCGTCTTCATCATTGTGGCTGCAGTTTTCCGTTGTTAACATTATTGGTTGTCCTGTTAATGAAAAGAGGAACATGCGCCATAGAATTATTAGTTTTTCGTGCGTTTGGTATTGGTTACTTTAAGTAAATTCAGTTTCATTCATCATGATatcaaattaattatattttgccAGGATTTGTTATCCTTCTATATATGAGGaaatacatacaaatacatatattatttaaaatattctaTACTGTCGAATTTAGGCTACTTTAAGTATACAAAGATTTATTCTGCTCCCTCCGAATAAACACTTATTTGTGAggatttattatttttccatatatgtatgtatgaagaattataaacaaatataatattcaaaaaattccgtggttttggttttttgcaTACTTTCTATAAACCATTATTTTGGAGGGGTTCAAGAATTCTAATCAATACGAATACTCCCTATTTAATTTGTTAACGAAAATAAGTCCAATTAGGAAAAAAGTTAACTTTGAAAAGTTGTACAGTAAACCCCCGAAACTTACAAAGACCAAATTACAGAGCAAAATCGAGTGCATTTGGTTTGCATTGGTTGGTATTTGCAAAAGGTTGGTAATTGAATACACTCCACAAAGTATGAATTTAATGCTAATTGTGTATCGAACCTATACGAAAAAACTACAGGTACAATTTGATATACGTATGCAAAAGTATGGGAATGACGATTTTGAGCTACACTTATTCGTTTTACAatatttcctctttttcgtgAATATACATATTGCAATTTTACTTTACAACTTGTTacaatttctttcagtgtacTTGTTATTAAATGTAATGCACACTTGATTTCTATATATCCTTGAAATGTAAAAAAGATGGAAAACAAAGATTTTGATCACAGCCAAACGTTTTTTACGAAAACAATCAGCTTTCAGAAACCGTAGCATCCCTGATCTGGGGTACGAATAACTGCACCTGCTGACACCTTATCGGCTTGATGGGGTTAATTTCTTGGCGAAGGGCCAGAAAGCAAGATGACGAGGGCAAGGTGAGGGCAACATAGCgatgtacgtacatatgtatggaTGCACACGTGTACGTACATGCAAATATTACACGATGCGACAATGATGTGCAATGTGCGTCGACTTACAGTTTTTAATGGGGCGCTCATCAAAGGGCAGCGGTTATTTACagtttcttttgttgtttgccgcgtgcaattgttgttgctgcagaCTGGGGTGGTGACATGGAGAAATTACCGGCGCAGCCTCCATTAAACTTTTCTGATAAGCTCACTCAACGCACTCACTCATACTGACGCACAGAACGACTTGTTGTTGGCCATACACTTTTACATAATTTACAGTTTCTGCGGCTTGCGGATTCTACTTTCGGTTTCTCCTTCGCAACGGTAAATAAGACATGATAATCACGACGAGCAGCGCggacaacaaacaaaacactTGAATTCGCAGTTCAAAAGAAGACTTCTCGAGCGCTCGTCGTCGATAATAGGGAACTGCGTTTTCCGTATTCACCAGCACTCTAATGTGTACACGGTGCATATGCCAGAGGCAATTAAGTTTCACAGGACTAAATAATGCGGAAAATCTAGCAAACTGCACCAGAATCGGTAAAGCCGTGCGCGCTTTTAGCTCGCTGAAAgttttttatgcaaattcgTTGGGCGATAGAGGTGGGAAAGCGGGCTGCAGGAACATCGATGACGGGTGAATCGATGTTTTTAATGCCAATCGAATAATCGGGAGACTGTGAACTTATTCCGTGTTTTAAGTTCCGCAAAATTCCGAAAAGAAATTTAAACTTGATATTATTCTATATCTATTATATGAATTTATCTGAATATTCTGGGTTAAAATAGTATCGCGTTTTTCGAGGAAAACTTTGATGTCAATATACCATTTTTAAGTTTTGTAGTCGACTATCAAAATTGCGGACTCAGCGAATGGTTGGAAACTCGACTATGAAAAGCGACGTACATACGTACAAAGGAAAATAATGTTTTGatgtacaaatatttattatttctttgttaAAAATGTTGGTTGTAAGAGAAAAACTCGAAAGAGGTTTGGAGTTGTTAAAGAAATATGAATGGCTGTTGGATGCCTATGTACTGGTAAGTTAGCTTCGTTTAGATATAAGCTTTGTTGTCTGCAATATTCGTGCGGCTTAATGAAGTTATAGTTTTTATCCCACCAAATGAATACTGTGCAATTGGACGTTGAGTAATGCTGGAGCAGATTTGGTGTGGTTGGAGCTATTGGTGCACCTCCTGGCGGTGCCTTCCGCCAAACTGAATGTTATCTTTGTTCCGTGGGAAACATATAAAACCATAATTGGGCTTTTTACTGCGAGGTGTGTTCCTTGGATACCTCATGTTGTTGATCATGCATTTTCGCCTCCTTTGCTTCGCGCTTTTTTGCGCGCCCCTTATTGCGGTTTTTATTTCTAAGACTTTCATACAAGACTGATGATACAATTCTTATATATAGGACTTCTTCATAGACGATCATTGGAGTAAACTTCCAGGGAATTGGCAGAAGCTCTTGGAAAGCATTCCTCTGGAGAACCTTggagagttgcttcaaaatgAGAATCATAATACCCAGCTGACATGGCCATTCGATCTGAAGAACCTGCAAGAGGAGCTTAGGAAACTCTGCGTCAGCCGTGTACCAAATCACCCGCCAGATGTTGGTAAAATCCCGTCAGTATTTGAaccaaaatcagtttaaaataTCTTTCTTTACTTAGAACTCCCTTCCTTGCTCACTTCTTGATCACCCAAAGCTGAAATACGTGTTCCTAAAGCGGGTTAAGCCAAAGAAGCACCATGAAATCATTCGAATGGCCGAAATCTGTGCCCTGAGTCAACAAAAAACTCCTGTGGACTTTATTGTCGACTTTGGGGCTGGTGTCGGTCACCTGGCACGTGTTTTGGGCTACGGGTATGGATTACGAGTGTGCTGCTATGAGATGCAACCCGATCTCAATCAGCAAGCAAGGGAAATTGACTTGAAGCTGGAGTCCATGGCAGCAAAACATCTGTCACAGGATGAAACCAGACACTTTCAGCGACCAGTACACCTTACACATCGCTTGGAGAGCAGCACTACGCCAGAGCAGTTCCTATCCAGTATTCGGCAGGCCCTGCAGCTAACAGACGACAATTTCCGATTTGGTGTGATAGGCCTGCATCCCTGTGGCAATCTGGGACCGACACTGATGCGCATGTTTCTCGGCTGCCCGCAGGCCAAGTTCCTCAATTTTGTGGGCTGTTGCTACCAGAAGATGACCACTCAGGCTACCCATCCCAGGGAGCAAGTCCATGGGTACCCGTTAAGCAGTGTAATCAAAGATAAAAACGGATGCCAACTCAGCTACGAGGCCCGTGAGATCTCCTGCCACGCCATGGAAGTGTATCACGATCGTCTGCGGATGGGGGACTACCAACATCTCCGCATACACTCCCTAAGAGCCGCAGCAGAGCGAATAATAGTGCATCAGTTTCCAGAGCTTCGGCACTGTGCGCTGCGAAATGTAAAGTACTCACCCGGCATGACGTTTCACCAGTAAGAAGACCAATTCCAAAGACAT
This genomic interval from Drosophila mauritiana strain mau12 chromosome 2R, ASM438214v1, whole genome shotgun sequence contains the following:
- the LOC117138270 gene encoding protein RRNAD1 isoform X1 translates to MLVVREKLERGLELLKKYEWLLDAYVLDFFIDDHWSKLPGNWQKLLESIPLENLGELLQNENHNTQLTWPFDLKNLQEELRKLCVSRVPNHPPDNSLPCSLLDHPKLKYVFLKRVKPKKHHEIIRMAEICALSQQKTPVDFIVDFGAGVGHLARVLGYGYGLRVCCYEMQPDLNQQAREIDLKLESMAAKHLSQDETRHFQRPVHLTHRLESSTTPEQFLSSIRQALQLTDDNFRFGVIGLHPCGNLGPTLMRMFLGCPQAKFLNFVGCCYQKMTTQATHPREQVHGYPLSSVIKDKNGCQLSYEAREISCHAMEVYHDRLRMGDYQHLRIHSLRAAAERIIVHQFPELRHCALRNVKYSPGMTFHQYFQKAVQGTRFEGLDSRTLSNRQTETDLANWQRIVSFYTLRLMMAPLVESIILYDRCLFLMENDCQVQIEAIFDPRLSPRNHITRAVKP
- the LOC117138270 gene encoding protein RRNAD1 isoform X2, with amino-acid sequence MLNSLPCSLLDHPKLKYVFLKRVKPKKHHEIIRMAEICALSQQKTPVDFIVDFGAGVGHLARVLGYGYGLRVCCYEMQPDLNQQAREIDLKLESMAAKHLSQDETRHFQRPVHLTHRLESSTTPEQFLSSIRQALQLTDDNFRFGVIGLHPCGNLGPTLMRMFLGCPQAKFLNFVGCCYQKMTTQATHPREQVHGYPLSSVIKDKNGCQLSYEAREISCHAMEVYHDRLRMGDYQHLRIHSLRAAAERIIVHQFPELRHCALRNVKYSPGMTFHQYFQKAVQGTRFEGLDSRTLSNRQTETDLANWQRIVSFYTLRLMMAPLVESIILYDRCLFLMENDCQVQIEAIFDPRLSPRNHITRAVKP